The DNA segment ACCCAGCAGCTCGCTTCCGACAAGATCGCCAACGTGGTTTCTGAGGCGCGCATTCAGGAGTTGCCCGATTTTAACGCTGCCCAGGCGATTAGCCGCTTGCCTGGGGTGTCGACCCTCCTCAGCTCTGGCGAGGCGAACAAGGTGGTAATCCGCGGCCTCGCGCCGCAATACAACGCGGTCTCTCTGGAGGGCGTGAGACTTGCCTCAACAGGAAGCACGCAGATCGGCGTGGCCTCGCAGCCAGGCACCACTGCGGGCACTCTCAATACCGACCGCAGCACGGATGTCTCAATGATTTCCCCCTACATGATAAAGACGATCGCCCTCTACAAGTCGCTCACTCCCGACATGGACGCCAACACGATAGGCGGCACCGTCAACATGGAGCTACGTGAGGCCCCTTCAGAGCTGCACTATGACTTGCTGTGGCAATCCGGGTACACGAGGAAGAGCGGCACCTATGACAACTACCGCGCGGTGGCCTCGACAAGTAAGCGTTTCTTGGACGATAAGCTTGGTGTCTATGTCTTGGGCAACCTGGAAAAGTATGATCGAAACTCGGATAACATGAGCGCTGCCTACGCTACGGCCAGCAGCACCATAGACACCACCACCGGATACCGACCTGTGCGCGTGAACAACGTGGCGCTGAATCGCCACATCGAAACGCGTAAGCG comes from the Calditrichota bacterium genome and includes:
- a CDS encoding carboxypeptidase-like regulatory domain-containing protein, with product MIRKPARFSGSCLPWPSARFDLSRFLFCLLLTSLTPHLLMAAAVIRGRVFDKETKEALPSANVFIKGTTIGAASDLEGYYTIYNVPLGKHTLVVSYIGYSTVNIDVMVTGSGTIRQDFALERVVLRGKEVVVTAQAQGQIQAITQQLASDKIANVVSEARIQELPDFNAAQAISRLPGVSTLLSSGEANKVVIRGLAPQYNAVSLEGVRLASTGSTQIGVASQPGTTAGTLNTDRSTDVSMISPYMIKTIALYKSLTPDMDANTIGGTVNMELREAPSELHYDLLWQSGYTRKSGTYDNYRAVASTSKRFLDDKLGVYVLGNLEKYDRNSDNMSAAYATASSTIDTTTGYRPVRVNNVALNRHIETRKR